The proteins below come from a single Chrysoperla carnea chromosome 1, inChrCarn1.1, whole genome shotgun sequence genomic window:
- the LOC123290674 gene encoding transcription initiation factor IIA subunit 1-like — MAEISSPPACQTMVMKVYESIINHTIDSCYNLYADDGLDKTILDELKHIWLNKLKQSPALNLSFDKSNTNQVTVTTDQQFLHSLQQQQQRNNQSTTSNIKNDRTQFTQNHQQATCSTSMVVPLTRQSISNISIMQQQQQQNRATNISTTMSQIPRMNSNNVVLLTPQQQQRILAATASSSTTTNATNQTGSGGGGTILISNGSDPARVVAVQIMLPGNRIVHIQVPQIILAEKRLQGILTGTVIQSTMGMTAVQASNYLQQHINSSYQNQVRSMVLTRIINQLDGQFGDSDSESNSFQLKKIKKEKKLKHKDLLHKRLQEQDDDLNGTEDDDYDLTSSPSESDLSDDTNENDENNDSGESIIGIEESLNSDDDISDEECEDIFETENVIVCQYEKVIRNRNKWRFTFKDGIMNILGKDYVFNRTFGWGDW, encoded by the exons ATGGCTGAAATTTCATCCCCACCAGCATGTCAAACAATGGTTATGAAAGTATATGAAAGCATTATAAACCATACAATTGATAGTTGTTATAATCTATACGCTGACGATGGATTggataaaacaattttagatgAATTGAAACATATTTGGTTAAATAAACTAAAGCAAAGTCCAGCATTAAACTTATcttttgataaatcaaatacaaatcAAGTAACTGTCACAACTGATCAGCAATTTCTGCATTcattacaacaacaacaacaacgtaACAATCAATCAACAACATCCAACATAAAAAATGATCGTACCCAATTTACTCAAAACCATCAACAAGCAACCTGTTCAACTTCAATGGTTGTACCATTAACTCGCCAGTCAATTTCAAATATCTCCATaatgcaacaacaacaacagcagaATCGTGCAACAAACATTTCAACAACAATGTCACAAATACCACGAATGAATTCTAATAATGTTGTATTGTTGACACCACAACAGCAACAGCGAATATTGGCTGCCACAGCATCCTCATCCACAACAACCAATGCAACTAATCAAACTGGTTCAg GCGGAGGAGgtacaattttaatatcaaatggTTCAGATCCTGCACGTGTTGTTGCTGTACAAATAATGTTACCTGGTAATCGTATTGTACACATTCAAGTGCCACAAATAATATTAGCAGAGAAACGATTACAAGGTATTTTAACTGGCACTGTAATTCAGTCAACAATGGGAATGACTGCTGTACAAGCCAGCAATTATTTACAACAACATATTAATTCATCCTATCAGAATCAAGTTCGTTCGATGGTCTTAACACGTATTATAAATCAACTTGATGGACAATTTGGTG ATTCAGATAGTGAATCGAATTCATTCCAATTGAAAAAGatcaagaaagaaaaaaaacttaaacataaagatttattacaTAAACGTTTACAAGAACAAGATGATGATTTAAATGGTACTGAGGATGATGATTATGATTTAACATCATCCCCTTCAGAATCTGATTTGTCCGATGATACAAATGAAAACGATGAGAATAATGATTCTGGTGAAAGCATAATTGGTATTGAAGAGTCATTAAATTCTGATGATGATATATCTGATGAAGAATGcgaagatatttttgaaacagaaAATGTGATCGTCTGCCAATATGAGAAAGTTATACGGAATCGTAATAAATGGCGTTTTACGTTTAAAGATGGTATCATGAATATTTTGGGCAAAGATTATGTATTTAATCGTACATTTGGTTGGGGAGATTGGTAG